The Heteronotia binoei isolate CCM8104 ecotype False Entrance Well chromosome 11, APGP_CSIRO_Hbin_v1, whole genome shotgun sequence genome includes the window GGTGTTGCTGTTTTCAATAGAGaaagtttctagccctcatgaGTAAACGAAAATGTAAAAACTACGTGGACAGTTGCTACAGTACACTAAGGAACTAGAAGGGTTTGAGTGGAGCTTTTTAACTTAGCATAGAGGCAGATCCCTCAGCCCCTCTGTGCATGTTTCCCACCCTTCTCTACAGATTTACAAGAAAACAGAAAGCTCCATATTTTGTTTGCTAGACACACATACAATTTGTTTAGTTCCAAAAAGGCATGCAAGTTGAGTGCATTTATGCAAGACTGATGCATTTGCAAATGAATAGGCCAGACGTTCCCAGCAGATGTGTAGCCTAGTCCCAGAATCTCTCACCTGAGCAGACTGTCATGATTGTagaaatgaaatatatatattcccTGTTAATAAACCATAACCAATGCAGCCTTAGGAAAAACTCAAATGTTCATATCCTTAATCCACAGTtctagtgagaaaggcagactacataTGAAGAtaagaaggagaaaaggaggaagaggaagaagcatcctaaacagagttatacccttctaagcctattgacttaGGTGCAACAATGCTAAAGAATGTACTGAAAAATTAGTTCCTGCCAATTAATTAACTAAGGCTATATCTAATAGAAAGATAGGCAAATAACTGTATTTCCGAGGTCTGCTCAACTCTTAAGAATGCactctggcaggggatggggagcaatactccctctaagctgtggagttttgtgagcaaaaattgtgaactactggcattaaagatgtgagctactgcataacataatttgctctggggccatttttcttgagctaagacaaaaatgtgtgagccagaggctaaaaactgtgagctagctcacactaactcagcttaaagggaacactggtggagaGGTAACAGTCTGACTTGTTGCACCAGCAACAAATACCCTTTTGCAAGTGGTCCATCTCCTTATTAAAGACTGTGTCACCTAACAGAGAAAGTGCTGCTATTACAGGGCACATAAGCTTCAGGGCAGCCCCAGGTGcaaacaacatataaaatctgagAGAATGGATTTTAAAATTACAGTATTGAATACTTTTGTCTTCATAATAATGTATGTTCCTTATGAATGAAACTCCAACCACACTTTTTTGTACATCTTGATAAACCTGGTAGGAGCTGTATAAAACTGGCTTGGAGGCAAGGCCTGCAGATACCAATTGGCTCTCCCAAAGTAAATTTACTCCTCTGATTGAGCCAATTATAGCTTGCAACcagtgttacctctaagctgagttagtgtgagctagctcacagatttttagcctctagctcacatatttttgtcctcATTCAGGaagaatagccccagagcacactaatttacacacacaactttactgccagtagctcacaactttaatactagtagctcacaaaatagattttttgctcccaagactctgcagcttagagggaacattgctttcaACCCTAACAAAAATATGGCTTTGCCAGAAAAAAAGTGCATACCTGTCTGCAGGAACTTCCGACAGGGCTTCTTACTCTGCTCCTCCTGTAAGATTGCTGCAGCATCTGTGGAATACAAAAGGACCACATGGGAGGGAGAGCCAGGCCCAGCATTTCTTCTTGTTTCAGCCTGGCATGAGTCCAGCTTTTGCCCTTGTGAGCCTTCTCCCCCAGGAATCAAAGCCATCATTTCAAAAGGAACTTGCAGGATAATGCAATGCTTTGTCCCTTCTCTGTTGCATATACTTGGATCCCACCTATTTGCAAGAAGCTTCCTTGTGTGAAAACAGCCAGAGCTCCTGGCTCTGCAGCCAACAGCCAGACTCCAAAAGCCACCTAAGGTGCTTTTGCATGTGCAACAGGGTCTCCCTCACTCTCCACTACATCCACAGCCCTTTCCTAGTACTGGGGGAAAAAACTTGTCTCCTACCTCGAAATAGGTCATACCAGACTTTCTTGGCCCTCAGGTGCTGCACCCCATTCAGGTGCTTCTTCCTGTTGTGGAGGTTATCCTGAAATGAGCGGTCACAGTAGTCGCAGAAGTAGCGCTTCCCCATGCAGACGCCACCAAATGCACTTTCTGAAGGAAAGTTAAGTACAATTTATCCACACGTCTTTCATACATATACCCTACTTTTTTCTTCCATTGTGGAAGCctccatcaagtcacttccatgAGATTGGATCTTTTCTCAAAATTCTGGCAGTCTCACATACTTGCAAAAGCAGGCATCATGACTGCCACACTATATATACTCTCTGGAGAGTAAGCCGTATAGAGGGCATCAGAACTAATGAATACAGTCTTATCTACCCTATCTTTCTCCCACCACAACTTTAAGGAACTCAGCATTGCATATATACTAAGTTTCTTCCCCTCCCGTTCTATCCTATCAACAGGTTAAGAGGTGGTTAAAATCTGCTAACAAATGCAAGGGTTAGCTGGTTGACAGAAAACAAAACACATTACAAGTAAGATAGAAtggctcattttttaaaaaaaggtaatggGGTGTGGTAAAACTGAAAAGGttggcagtattttttttttttttaaagatgaggtGATAAAAGGTTAGGAAGTTTATTGGATCCTATTACTAGGAAATGGTAAAAATGAAATTTGTAACTAAGGGCTATCTGTAGCTGTGAGTATTAAGATGGATTCAGTTGTAattacagacagggcttttttggtagaaaaagtccagcagaaactcatttgcatagtaggccacaccccctgatgtcaccgttgtttcacatagggcttctgtataaaaagcccagtaggaatcatttacatgttaggccacaccccctgacgccaagcccaatgccaagccagccagatctgcattcctgctcaaaaaaagccctgattgtgttGATTTGTtataatgcaatttttaaaaaactcaaagaGGTAAGTTAGGCTAGGAGACTGGCACAAAGCTAACATGAATTTTATTtgggtgggtagccgtgttagtctgaagcagcagaacaaagtttgatctgaagaagtgtgcgtgcacatgctGCACAAATCTGCAATCTGAATGCCTTTGGCCAGTAAAAGACATGTTGCTGAAGTCCGGGTGAGGAGGAAAAAGGATTTACTGCAATGAATTGTGGAGCAGAGCTATGGCAAGTCCTGCATACCAAGCTGCTCCAGTCCTTTCGGGGTGGTCAAAACCTTATATATCCTTACTGACACATTGGCACATACACATACTAACTGGCTGTGACCTCCTTCATAATTTAATTGTGAGACTCAGCTGAACACTACTAATATATTTTATCAAGGCATCAGTTCACTGGCTACAAGCTGTGGCGCAACAAAAAAATTCAATATGTATGTGTCTTGACCAGTTAAATCTGGTTGTGGGTCTAAGAACCCCCCACTTCTATTGTTActtagaaacacagtagaaatgCAGTAAGGCATAGTGAAAGTTATGTCTCTGTTTCAGATAAGGCTGAAACCTTAGTTGTCTTGGTCTCAGCACCTGCACTGTGAGACTAAGTCTTGTCTTTTTCAGCCAACCCAGTGTATAAACCCTTAAAGATGTTGCTTCTGCAGGCTTGTAGCCTTCGTACctaaagctgtgtcccacacacaaacaaaaggttatattcaaaataaaattttgttggtcataaaaatgccactggactcaaactttgttcatgtGAATTTTATTGCAACAAAGGCATTAAGGCTTAAGCCTCCACAGccctctaaccactacaacaGCATCCTGACTTTTCAAAAGAAGGTATTCTTGAGGAAACATGCATAAGATTGTAGATATATGAGTGATATACTTTTGTAACGCTTCCTATTTTGCTCAAATTACTAAACAAACTACTCACCGCTCTCCAAATGCTACATGTGTTCAGTGCCTGACACTAGATAGATAAACTTCACAATTCGGACCTAAACCTCAAAACCACCTCCCCAAAGATGTAATTGGAGTTTGGGACGTATTTTCTTTCCGCAGTCCCCAAACGAACGCGGATGACCACAAATGATAAACGAATAAACTCTGACTCCCGAAAGCATCAGCGCTCAAGCATCACGTGCCAAAGAAGGTACCGTGTAGCCTTATGGGAATTGTAGTCAGTTTCTAGGAATACTAGACAGGTCAACGACCGCATCGAGAGAGACTAGACTCCAAAGCCCACAATTCCGAGCGGAAATGTCTTCATGTTACCAGTCAACCCGCGAGGGGCGCCCTTGATAGATAAAGGAGGCGGGGAAGCAGCTGCGCGTGCGCTTTAGCGGCAGAGGAGCTCAAAATGGCGCTAGGGAGGCAAGTGTACAACTTGCTTTTTCGCCGCACCTCCACGTTTGCTCTCACGATCGTAGTGGGCGCGCTGTTCTTCGAGCGGGTTTTCGACCAGGGCGTAGATGCTCTGTACGAACGCATGAACTATGGGGTAAGACAGATCTTTTGGCAGGCCCAAGCCAGGTACTCGCATGGCTGTTTGTCGGGGCTCGCTGAAGGTCAAGCGCTTTCCTGACCTTTGTGAGGCCCCGACGGCTGTTGGCTTTCCCAAGCAGCGAAGTTTAAAATTGCCAGCCTCAAGTAACGTTGGATAATTCCCAGAATATCTCCaggctacacagatcagttcccctggagcagatggctgccttggaggatggATTGTATGGCCGTTCagtgcaccccactgaggttttagtcaccaccaaccaggggtcgctttgtagaaaaacaggtggtggagctcatccaggggttgttatgcagctgcacctactattcaatggacaaggtgggggggaggaggggaaaccctcagagaggtttaggagctgtgcttctgtgagctcctgctgaatccgaggccgagaaaaccccgcgtcccaccaactctgccttccccagacgccacccccaaatctccaggaagtgtTCAACCTGGAGTTAAGCAGTCTTAATGGAACTATTCTTTAGCTTGTGGAGACTTTACCTTTATTTGTGTGCTTCCTCGAAGAAAGCAGAAAGTTCTTGTAAAAATGCAAGTGCACTGTGTTCTGGTTGGTCTAGGTGCATTCAAAAGTAACcctttggctggtggggggtgttAACCAAGCAAATAGGGTTGTAGCCTTGTATGTGGATTTCAGCTGCTCTGCAATTAATGGCTGGAGGACCATACATTTGACAGGTGAAAAGAGGGACATGCTTATAATGATCTACTATTTATTCTCTCCCACCCGCATTATATATTGATGGAGGCTATACAAATACTTGTTGTATTTATGTACCTTGTAACAGACTGCCctgtgttgttttaaaaacctTGGTGGTGGTCCTTCTGCTAAAACTATATGCCCTGAGCCTTCCTTTCTGTATTTATTATGCAGTACTGAAAGTTAACAATGAGAGTCTttctggaccagaccagtggtccatctagaccagcatcctgtttcacacagcagccaaccaattgCTCTGGAGGGCAACAAAGAGCACAGAGGcctcttctcctgatgttgcttcctagcaCTGCCTCTGAATACACAGATTCCCTTTACTAATTATGGCTTgtcaccactgatggacctgtcctccatgaacgTGTCTagctcccttttaaagccatctgtgcttgtgGCCAACACTACCTCccctggcagtaaattccacaattTAACTGCTTGTTGGATAAAGTGTTTCCTTTCATCTGTCATCCTTTTGTGCCCAACTCCCTCCCCACAAGACTTGGTACTTAAACCATATACTTCAGTTGGTTGGTTCTTACTTTGTAGAGACCCATTGATGATATACCTTTCTTTTGTTCTAAGGGATTCTTTTGTGGGGAATTATGACAGTCCTATGACAAGTAAAGCCATAAATTCATATGTACATAGGCAGCAGCATAGGACCCAGACGTGTCAAGATCTAGAAGGTTCTTGTGGTTGTCCCTTCTCATGCTCAGGAACTATCTGTGATCCTGTGCTTCACTGCAATGCTTgaggtagtttcagagggtagctgtgctggtctgtaGCAGAACAGCTTCcttcaagtctagtagcaccttagagaccaacaagatttcctggGTATAAGCTTAGAAGAGTCTGATGGAGCTTTGATTTTTGAAAGCTTACAAGTGACTTAGTAGCAGTGTACTAGTCTCTTCTCAGGATTTTATTATATTGTGTGATGTGCTGGTAAATTGTTAAGTCAGCAATGAAGAAAAGGGCTTGGGGAATGCTGCCTATGTCATTGTCACTTGTGAGAAAGAGTAGCAAGTGGCCTCTACCCATAGTCCATGTAATAGTCACTGTTAGTACAACTATTGCCCTCTTTAGGTGCATGTGGTAACACAGTCTTCAGACTTTGTTATCTGAGGATCAGGTGCAGGAATCCTACTTCTGAGTATTTTGCAATCTCTGTATCCTTTGTGTAAGCGCACACATCAGTAAGCGCTTCTCCTTGCCACAGGCTGCACTGCTCAGGACAGTGAGAGACATAGCACTGTTTTTGAGAAAAGGCTAGAGCCAGGGGATCA containing:
- the LOC132579420 gene encoding cytochrome b-c1 complex subunit 9: MALGRQVYNLLFRRTSTFALTIVVGALFFERVFDQGVDALYERMNYGKMWKHIKHKYETGEE